Genomic DNA from Modestobacter versicolor:
GCGGCGGCTGCGCCTGCAAGATCCCGCCCGGCGAGCTGGAGGCCGTGGTCGCCGGCCTCACCCACACCGGCCCCCGGGACCCGGCCGCCGAGCTGGTCGTCGGGCTGGACGACGGCGACGACGCCGCGGTGGTGCGGCTCCCCGGCGGTCAGGGCCTGGTGCTCACCACCGACTTCTTCACCCCGGTGGTCGACGACGCGTACACCTTCGGCCGGATCGCCGCCGCCAACGCCCTCTCCGACGTCTACGCGATGGGCGGGACGCCGGTGATGGCGGTGAACCTGCTGGGCTGGCCGCGCGACGTGCTGCCGGCCGAGCTGGCCGCCGAGGTGCTGCGCGGCGGGCTGGAGGTCGCGCACGAGGCCGGCTGCCACGTCGGCGGCGGCCACTCCATCGACGACCCGGAGCCCAAGTACGGCATGGCGGTCACCGGCGTGGTCGACCTGGACCGGCTGATCCGCAACGACGCCGCCGTCGCCGGGACGCCGCTGTCGCTGACCAAGCCGCTGGGTGTCGGGGTGCTCAACAGCCGGCACAAGAACACCGGCGAGGTGTCGGAGGAGGCGGTCGCGTCGATGACCGCGCTGAACGCCGAGGCCTCCGTGGCGGCGGTCGCGGCCGGGATCCGCGCCGGCACCGACGTCACCGGCTTCGGCCTGCTCGGCCACCTCTACAAGATGGCCCGGGCCAGCGGGGTCACCGCGGTCGTCGACGCCGCCGCCGTCCCGTACCTGGCCGGCGCGCGGCAGGCGCTCGCCGACGGCTGGGTCTCCGGCGGCACCCGGCGCAACCTGGACTGGGTGCGCCCGCACGCCGACCTGTCCGCGGTGTCGGAGGACGAGGCGCTGCTGCTGGCCGACGCGCAGACCTCCGGTGGCCTGCTGCTGGGTGGTGAGGTGCCCGGCGCCCCGGTGATCGGCGAGTTCGTGGCGCAGCAGGAGTGCGCCGTCGTCGTGCGCTGAGTCCCCCGCCGGGTCGCCCGCCGGCCCAGGGAGCCGACGCCACGCCACAGGAGTGGGCCGCGTCACAACCTTGGAGCTATCTTCTCGCCGTGAGCACCTGGGGGAAGGTCGTGCGGCAGCACGGGAACTGGCCTGTTCACCGGCGCGGGTGCCCGCCGAACCCCGGGCGCCACCTGCCGTTCACCGCACCCGGACAGGGTCCTCGGCTGTGAGCGCCGAGCCGATGACCGCTGCGCCGGCCCCGGCGCCCCTCCCGGCTCCGCCGTCCGGCACCCCCGGCAAGGTCCGGAAGTCGGGGAACCCGCCGGGCAACCGGCGCCGGGACCTGCTCATCGCCGCCGCGTTCCTGGTGCCCAACCTGGTCCTGCTCGTGGTGTTCACCTACCGGCCGCTGCTGGACAACATCCGGCTGTCCTTCACCAGCTGGAACATCTCCTCCCCGAGCGCGACCTTCATCGGCGTCGACAACTACGTCGAGTGGTTCACCAGCGACTCCAGCCGGCAGGTCCTCTGGAACACCATCGTCTTCACCGGGTCGGCGGTCGTCGGCACGATGGTGCTCGGCCTGGTGCTGGCCCTGCTGCTGGACCAGAAGCTGTTCGGCCGCAACGCGGTCCGCTCCCTGGTGTTCGCCCCGTTCGTGCTCGCCGGGGCGGCCGTGGGGGTGGCCTTCCAGTTCGTCTTCGACCCGACCTTCGGCCTGATCCAGGACCTGCTGGCCCGGGTGGGGATCGACGCGCCGCAGTTCTACCAGGACCCGGACTGGGCGTTGTTCATGGTCACCGCCACCTACATCTGGAAGAACCTCGGGTACACCTTCGTCATCTACCTGGCCGCGCTCCAGGCGCGCCGGGTCGAGCTGGACGAGGCCGCCGAGATCGACGCCGCCTCGACCTGGACGAAGTTCCGGCGGGTCACCTGGCCCCAGCTGCGGCCGGCGACGTTCTTCCTGCTGATCACGGTGCTGCTCAACAGCTTCCAGGTCTTCGACGTCATCAGCGTCATGACCCGGGGCGGACCGCTGGGGAACGGCACGACGACGATGGTCTACCAGATCTACCAGGAGACGTTCGTGAACCAGCGGGCCGGCTACGGCGCCACGGTGGCGACCATCATGTTCCTCGGCCTCCTCGTCATCACCCTGGTCCAGGTCCGCGTGATGGAGCGGGGGCGGGAGTCGTGACCACCGTCGCCCCCCGTCCGGAGACCGACGCCGCAGCCCGCCGCGGCGCGCACGCCGACACCGCACCGCACCAGCGCACCAGCCCGCTGTCCCGGGTGGGCGGCTACCTCGGGCTGCTGCTGGTGGTGGTGCTGGTCGCGCTGCCGCTGTACTGGATCCTGGTGACCTCGCTGAAGGACCGCCCGGACATCTACACGGTGCCCGTCACCTGGCTGCCCGACCCGTTCACCAGCGACAACTACCGCGCGGTCGGCACAGGCGTCTCGTTCACCGACTACCTGCGGAACTCGATCATCATCACCACGGTGCTGACGGTCGTCGAGGTCACGCTCGGGGTGCTGTCCGCCTTCGCCCTGTCCTTCCTGCGCTTCCCCGGCCGAACGCTGGTGCTGCTGTTCGTCATCGCCAGCCTGATGGTCCCCAACCAGGTGACGGTGATCAGCAACTACGCGCTGGTCGCCCAGCTCGGCTGGCGGAACACCTTCGCCGGCATCATCGTGCCGCTGGCCGGCGTCGCCTTCGGCACCTTCCTGATGCGCAACCACTTCCTGTCGCTGCCGAAGGAGATCATCGAAGCGGCGGAGATGGACGCGGCCGGACCGCTGAAGATGCTGTGGCGGGTCGTGCTGCCGATGTCGTGGCCGACGCTGATCGCCTTCACGCTCATCACCATCGTCAACGAGTGGAACCAGTACCTCTGGCCACTGCTGATGGCCGACGACTCCTCGACCGCGCCGCTCCCCGTGGGGCTCGCCCAGCTCCAGGACACGGCCGGGCTCACCAACTGGGGCCCGGTCATGGCGGGGACGGTCATCACCATGCTGCCCATCCTGGTCATCTTCCTGCTCCTGCAGCGACACATGATCAAGGGGCTCACCGCCGGGGCGGTCAAGGGCTGAGCCACCGGACCACCCACCACCGCCCCACCTTGACCGCACGCACTGCGCACTGATCGACGAACGGGAGCACCGCCATGACCGAACTGGACCGCCGCAGGTTCCTCCAGCTGACCGGCATCACCCTCACCGCCGCCGGCCTCGCCGCCTGCGCCGGCACCGGCTCCTCCGAGGACTCCGGCGACGACGGCCCCGTCGAGAGCCTGACGTTCTGGTCGAACCACCCGGGAGAGTCCAAGCCGGTCGAGACCGAGCTGCTCGACGCCTTCACCGCCGACACGGGCATCGCCGTCAAGCTGGTCACGGCGGGTGCGACCTACGAGGAGGTCGCGCAGAAGTTCAACGCCGCCCTCTCCGGCGGCGAACTGCCCGACCTCGTGGTGGCCTCGGACGTCACCTGGTTCAACTTCGCGCTCAACGAGGCGATCACCCCGATGAACGACCTGTGGTCGGCCGCGGACCTGGACGTCGACGGTTACGTCGAGTCCCTGGTCTCGGACTACGAGTTCGACGGGAAGAACTACGCGCTCCCCTACGCCCGGTCGACCCCGCTCTTCTACTACAACAAGCAGATGTGGGCCGCGGCCGGGCTGCCCGACCGCGGGCCGGAGACCTGGGCCGAGTTCGCCGAGTGGGCGCCCCGGCTGGCCGCCGCCAACCCGGGCATCCCGCCGCTGGCCCTGCCCGACGGCAGCAACTACCTCGACTGGCACTTCCAGGGGATGATCTGGACCTTCGGCGGCGCCTACTCCGACGAGTGGAAGCCGACCTTCACCTCGCCGGAGTCGCTCGAGGCCGGCCAGTACCTGCAGGACCGGTTCAAGCAGGGTCACCTGGCCATCAACAACGACCCGAACAGCGTGTTCGGCGCCGGCCAGGCTGCCTCGCTGCTGCAGTCCACCGGTTCCCTGGGCGGGCTGTCGGAGACCGCCGGCTTCGACTTCGGCACCGCCTTCCTGCCGGGCCCGACGCCCGGGTGCCCGACCGGTGGCGCCGGTCTCGCCATCCCGCAGCGGATCTCCGACGAGCGGAAGGAGAAGGCGATGCAGCTGCTCGCCTTCCTGACCAACACCGAGAACACGATCACCTTCACCCAGGCCACCGGGTACATGCCGGTGCGCAAGGACGCCGTCGACGACCCGAAGACGCAGGCCTTCCTGGAGGAGCGGCCGAACGCCCGCACCGCGCTGGAGCAGCTCGAGCTGACCCAGTCCCAGGACTACGCCCGGGTCTTCCTCCCCGGTGGCGGCGCGCGCATCGGGGCGGCCCTGGACCGCATCACCATCGGCGGCGAGGACGTGGAGACCGTCTTCGGGGAGCTGGACGAGGAGTCCACGACGGTGTTCGAGCGGGACATCGAGCCCAAGCTGTGACCAGCCTCCGCAGGACGGGTAGGGGGTGCCCGGCATGGCCTCGGTGACCTTCGAGGCGGTGACCCGCTCGTTCGCCCAGGCCGAGCGGCCGGCCGTCGACCGCCTCGACCTGGAGGTCTCCGACGGCGAGTTCCTCGTCGTCGTGGGGCCCTCGGGATGCGGCAAGTCGACCAGCCTGCGGATGCTGGCCGGCCTCGAGCCGATCGACTCGGGGCGGGTGCTCATCGACGGGCAGGACGTCACTGGGCGTCGGGCCCGGGACCGCGACGTCGCGATGGTCTTCCAGAGCTACGCCCTGTACCCCAACATGACGGCCGGGGAGAACATGGCGTTCGCGCTGAAGAACCTCGGGGTCGGGGCCGACGAGATCCGCACCCGGGTGGCCGAGGCGGCGCGGGTCCTCCAGCTCGAGGAGCTGCTGGACCGGAAGCCGGCGAAGATGTCCGGCGGCCAGCGGCAGCGGGTGGCGATGGGGCGGGCGATCGTGCGCGACCCCAAGGTCTTCTGCATGGACGAGCCGCTGTCCAACCTGGACGCCAAGCTCCGGGTCTCCACCCGCGCGGAGATCGCGAGCCTGCAGAAGCGGCTGGGCACCACCACCGTCTACGTCACCCACGACCAGACGGAGGCGATGACCATGGGCGACCGGGTGGTCGTCCTCCGCGACGGTCAGCTGCAGCAGGTCGGCACGCCGATCGACCTCTACGAGCGGCCGGTGAACACCTTCGTGGCCGGCTTCATCGGCTCCCCCGCGATCAACCTCGTCACGGGGGTGCCGGTCCGTGACGGGCGGGCCGTGCTGATGGAGTCGCTCCAGGTGCCGCTGCCCGCCACGGGTGCTGCGCGCGCCCTCGACCGGGTCACGGTGGGCATCCGCCCCGAGGGTGCGGACACGGTCGGCGCTGCCGGGTCGACGGGCGACGACCGGCTGACCGTGCGGGTCGCCCGGGTGGAGCGGCTGGGCTCGGAGGTCTTCGCCTACGTCGACCCGGTCGGGCTGGTCGACGGGGCGGTCGGGACCGCCGAGCACATGGTGTTCCGGCTGGACAAGCGCCAGGACCTCCAGGACGGCGCGGTGCTGCAACTGCGCGTCCAGCTGCCGGAGGTGCTGGTCTTCGACGCCGACGGGCACGCGCTGCGGTAGCACCAGGGACGCCGTCCGCACCGGTCGCCCGCCGGTCGGTGCGGACGGCTCCTGGCCGCAGTGCGCCCCTGGGGGTGGCGGTGCCATAGTCGCCCCATGCTGGCCGCCTTCGTCTCCACCCCCGCCCCGGACGACCCGCTCTCGGTGCTGGAGGTCGGTGACCGTCCCGAGCCCGAGGCCCCCGACGGCTGGACGACGGTGACCGTGAAGGCCGCCTCGCTCAACCACCACGACCTGTTCAGCCTGCGCGGCGTCGGGCTGCCGGCCGAGCGGATGCCGATGACGCTGGGCTGCGACGCCGCCGGCCTCGACGAGGACGGCAACGAGGTCGTCGTGCACGCGGTCATCTCGTCGGCCGGCTGGACCGGCGACGAGACCATGGACCCCAAGCGCTCGCTGCTGTCGGAGGTGCACCAGGGCACGCTGGCCGAGAAGGTCGCCGTCCCGCGGCGCAACCTGGTGCCCAAGCCGGCCGAGCTCTCCTTCGCCGAGGCCGCCTGCCTGCCCACCGCGTGGCTCACCGCCTACCGGATGCTCTTCGTCCGCTCGGGCCTGCGGCCGGGGTCGACCGTGCTGGTGCAGGGCGCCAGCGGTGGCGTCGCGACGGCGCTGATCCGGCTCGGCAGCGCCGCCGGCTACCGCATCTGGGTGACCGGCCGCAGCGAGGAGAAGCGGGCGGCGGCGCTCGCGCTCGGCGCGGACCAGGCGTTCGAGTCCGGTGCCCGGCTGCCCGAGCGGGTGGACGGCGTCATGGAGACCGTCGGCGAGGCCACCTGGAGCCACAGCATCAAGTCGCTGAAGCCCGGCGGCGTCGTCGTCACCTGCGGGGCGACCACCGGCTTCAACCCCGGCGCCGAGCTCAACCGCGTCTTCTTCACCCAGCTGTCGGTCATCGGCTCGACGATGGGCACCCGCGAGGAGCTCGACGACCTGATCCAGATGTGCCGGATCACCGGCGTCCGCCCGGAGATCGACGTCGAGCTGCCGCTGGCCCAGGCCCGCGACGGCTTCGAGCGGATGCTCGAGGGCCGCACCGCCGGGAAGATCGTCTTCACCCTCTGACGCGGCCCGCTCGGGTCAGGAGTGGACGTGGGCCGCGGGCACGACCAGGCCCCGCGGCTCGAACTCCTCCGTGAGCGGCGGAGCCGGCGATCGCCGGCCACCGGAGAGCTCCGCCATCGTCGGACCGACGACCTCGGCCTCGTAGCGGGCGTACTGCTCCCGGGACTCCCAGACCTCGAGCACCTGGAAGCCGGCCGGCGTCTGCCTCGCGACGTGGCAGAGCAGCCCCTCCACCGGGCCGGTCACCCGCCGGCGGAGCTCGGCGTGCATCGCGTCGTAGACCTCGATCGGTGCCGGTACGTCGATGACGATCCCGAAGGTCATGACGACCTCCTCACCCTGGTGCGGGTCATCCGGACGGCGCTCGACGCTAGTCCGCCGGGCTTCGGCGCGGAAGGCGCAGCAGCGCCAGGGCGGCGACGGCGGCCAGCGCGGCCGCGACCGCCGCGCCGGCGAAGACGGTGTGCAGCTGGGTGAGCACGGCTGCGTCGGTGGCCTGCTCGTAGGGCGCGCAGTCGGTCGGGGTCTGCGGGCACAGCTCGAACGGTGGGTCGATCGCGGCCACCTCGGCGGTGAACCGGCGCAGCGCGACCGCGGTGAGCAACGCCAGCCCGACCAGCATGCCGACGGTGCGGGCGACCACCGCCAGGGCCCCGGCACTGCCGTGCACCGCCGGCGGGGTGACCGCGAGCAGGACGGCGTTCACCGGCGCGATCGCCAGGCCGAACCCGAGCCCGGCCGCCGCCAGCACGACCGTCGACGCCGCCCCGTCCAGGGCCTGGGCGTCCCAGCCGGTCATCGCCCACAGCGCCAGGGCGGTGAGCGCCGCTCCCCCGGCGGCGACGAACCGGGGCGCGACCACCCGGCACAGCCAGCCCCCCGCCACCGCCCCGACCGGGACGGCGACCAGCAGCCGGACGAGCACCAGCGCGGCGCCCAGCTGGTCGTCCCCGCCGAGCGAGCGGGCGAACAGCGGGACGTCGACCAGGGCAGCGACCAGCGCGACGCCGACGAGCAGGTTGACCAGCAGCGCGCCCCACGCACCGGCCGGGCGCAGCGCCGCCAGCGGCAGCACCGGGTCCGGCGTCCGGCGCTCCCACAGCACGAACGCGACCGCGGCCGCAGCGGCCACCGGCAGCAGCACCGGGCCGTGCGCGACGACCTCGGTGGCCGGGTCGGCGGCGGCGAAGGCCCAGACCAGGGTTCCGAGGGCGACGACGACGAGCACCGAGCCGACGACGTCCAGCTCGCGGGCCAGTGCGGGCAGGCCGCGCAGCGGGAGCACCGCGCCGGCCGGCCGGGCCAGGCTGCGCACGATCAGGCCGAGCCCGGCGACGACGGCGACCAGCACCAGCGGCGTCACGCCGGCGACCGGCACCCACAGCAGCCCGAGCGTCACGTCCTCGGCGAGGGCGGCCGGCTCGGCCAGCCGCAGCCCCAGGGCCCCGGCGGCCAGCACGGCGAGCGCCAGGCCCAGCGGATCGGGCCGGCGGGTGCGGCCGGTGGCGAGCACGCCCGCCGCGAGCGCGAGACCGAGCAGCAGGTTGAGCCAGAAGATGGCCCGCCAGTCGGCCACGGCGAGCACCGCGGCGCCGGCGAGCGGCCCGAGCACCGCGCCCAGCTCCTGGACGGCGCCGACCACCCCCAGCGGCACCGCGCGGCGCTCGGGTGGCCAGCGGTCGGCCACCAGCGCGAGGGTCGCCGGCACCAGCCCCCCGGCGCCGACGCCCTGCA
This window encodes:
- a CDS encoding carbohydrate ABC transporter permease, encoding MTTVAPRPETDAAARRGAHADTAPHQRTSPLSRVGGYLGLLLVVVLVALPLYWILVTSLKDRPDIYTVPVTWLPDPFTSDNYRAVGTGVSFTDYLRNSIIITTVLTVVEVTLGVLSAFALSFLRFPGRTLVLLFVIASLMVPNQVTVISNYALVAQLGWRNTFAGIIVPLAGVAFGTFLMRNHFLSLPKEIIEAAEMDAAGPLKMLWRVVLPMSWPTLIAFTLITIVNEWNQYLWPLLMADDSSTAPLPVGLAQLQDTAGLTNWGPVMAGTVITMLPILVIFLLLQRHMIKGLTAGAVKG
- a CDS encoding carbohydrate ABC transporter permease translates to MSAEPMTAAPAPAPLPAPPSGTPGKVRKSGNPPGNRRRDLLIAAAFLVPNLVLLVVFTYRPLLDNIRLSFTSWNISSPSATFIGVDNYVEWFTSDSSRQVLWNTIVFTGSAVVGTMVLGLVLALLLDQKLFGRNAVRSLVFAPFVLAGAAVGVAFQFVFDPTFGLIQDLLARVGIDAPQFYQDPDWALFMVTATYIWKNLGYTFVIYLAALQARRVELDEAAEIDAASTWTKFRRVTWPQLRPATFFLLITVLLNSFQVFDVISVMTRGGPLGNGTTTMVYQIYQETFVNQRAGYGATVATIMFLGLLVITLVQVRVMERGRES
- a CDS encoding MFS transporter produces the protein MSRSPHRPPAEAAAPAAPGLAVVVLAALAVLVTAADTYVVVLALPDVLTGVGVGLDELQRATPIIGGFLLGYTATLPLLGRLADLRGRVPVLVGCLLLFALGSLLTATATELGPAVLGRGLQGVGAGGLVPATLALVADRWPPERRAVPLGVVGAVQELGAVLGPLAGAAVLAVADWRAIFWLNLLLGLALAAGVLATGRTRRPDPLGLALAVLAAGALGLRLAEPAALAEDVTLGLLWVPVAGVTPLVLVAVVAGLGLIVRSLARPAGAVLPLRGLPALARELDVVGSVLVVVALGTLVWAFAAADPATEVVAHGPVLLPVAAAAAVAFVLWERRTPDPVLPLAALRPAGAWGALLVNLLVGVALVAALVDVPLFARSLGGDDQLGAALVLVRLLVAVPVGAVAGGWLCRVVAPRFVAAGGAALTALALWAMTGWDAQALDGAASTVVLAAAGLGFGLAIAPVNAVLLAVTPPAVHGSAGALAVVARTVGMLVGLALLTAVALRRFTAEVAAIDPPFELCPQTPTDCAPYEQATDAAVLTQLHTVFAGAAVAAALAAVAALALLRLPRRSPAD
- the selD gene encoding selenide, water dikinase SelD, with translation MTTTSLPVRLTQYAHGGGCACKIPPGELEAVVAGLTHTGPRDPAAELVVGLDDGDDAAVVRLPGGQGLVLTTDFFTPVVDDAYTFGRIAAANALSDVYAMGGTPVMAVNLLGWPRDVLPAELAAEVLRGGLEVAHEAGCHVGGGHSIDDPEPKYGMAVTGVVDLDRLIRNDAAVAGTPLSLTKPLGVGVLNSRHKNTGEVSEEAVASMTALNAEASVAAVAAGIRAGTDVTGFGLLGHLYKMARASGVTAVVDAAAVPYLAGARQALADGWVSGGTRRNLDWVRPHADLSAVSEDEALLLADAQTSGGLLLGGEVPGAPVIGEFVAQQECAVVVR
- a CDS encoding zinc-binding dehydrogenase — translated: MLAAFVSTPAPDDPLSVLEVGDRPEPEAPDGWTTVTVKAASLNHHDLFSLRGVGLPAERMPMTLGCDAAGLDEDGNEVVVHAVISSAGWTGDETMDPKRSLLSEVHQGTLAEKVAVPRRNLVPKPAELSFAEAACLPTAWLTAYRMLFVRSGLRPGSTVLVQGASGGVATALIRLGSAAGYRIWVTGRSEEKRAAALALGADQAFESGARLPERVDGVMETVGEATWSHSIKSLKPGGVVVTCGATTGFNPGAELNRVFFTQLSVIGSTMGTREELDDLIQMCRITGVRPEIDVELPLAQARDGFERMLEGRTAGKIVFTL
- a CDS encoding ABC transporter substrate-binding protein, with protein sequence MTELDRRRFLQLTGITLTAAGLAACAGTGSSEDSGDDGPVESLTFWSNHPGESKPVETELLDAFTADTGIAVKLVTAGATYEEVAQKFNAALSGGELPDLVVASDVTWFNFALNEAITPMNDLWSAADLDVDGYVESLVSDYEFDGKNYALPYARSTPLFYYNKQMWAAAGLPDRGPETWAEFAEWAPRLAAANPGIPPLALPDGSNYLDWHFQGMIWTFGGAYSDEWKPTFTSPESLEAGQYLQDRFKQGHLAINNDPNSVFGAGQAASLLQSTGSLGGLSETAGFDFGTAFLPGPTPGCPTGGAGLAIPQRISDERKEKAMQLLAFLTNTENTITFTQATGYMPVRKDAVDDPKTQAFLEERPNARTALEQLELTQSQDYARVFLPGGGARIGAALDRITIGGEDVETVFGELDEESTTVFERDIEPKL
- a CDS encoding ABC transporter ATP-binding protein codes for the protein MASVTFEAVTRSFAQAERPAVDRLDLEVSDGEFLVVVGPSGCGKSTSLRMLAGLEPIDSGRVLIDGQDVTGRRARDRDVAMVFQSYALYPNMTAGENMAFALKNLGVGADEIRTRVAEAARVLQLEELLDRKPAKMSGGQRQRVAMGRAIVRDPKVFCMDEPLSNLDAKLRVSTRAEIASLQKRLGTTTVYVTHDQTEAMTMGDRVVVLRDGQLQQVGTPIDLYERPVNTFVAGFIGSPAINLVTGVPVRDGRAVLMESLQVPLPATGAARALDRVTVGIRPEGADTVGAAGSTGDDRLTVRVARVERLGSEVFAYVDPVGLVDGAVGTAEHMVFRLDKRQDLQDGAVLQLRVQLPEVLVFDADGHALR